The nucleotide window cgTAAACAAATCTATATGCAATCGATAAATAAAAGGGAGGcgaggagaggagaagaaggtTTAAAAGGTAAAGGTTCTGCTCATAATacaaaaaataactttttattttcaaaaacgtgtaaaaatacaacaaacaaaacatattgggagaacattttctaaaaaaaaaaagaaaaaaagatcactTTAAAAAAGTAGACAAAAAAACAGAGGCACGCTGCTGAATTGAACGAGAAGTTGCAATTAGTAGCTTTTACATAACCAACTCTTTATTGCCTCGATTACCGCAAACGACTTAgtttaggaaagaaaaaaaaaaacattattgttGTTTCTGTAAGAATTCCATTTTGAAGATGAATCAATGTATCATGGAATGCAGCAGAAAGGCGCACCTTTTGCTGCGATAAAGACCACACATTTCAGTTTGAAcacccacacaattaaaatggttttctttgttgttgttttgtgttGTAGAACTGAATTACCTCTGCGTGCCTCCCCGGGTCCCCTGCAAATAATATTCCATTAACTCATTAATTGTTCCTCACCTTAGTTTTTGGAACCGACAAGGTGAGATTAGCTCATTAATCCGGCACCGGACAGAACCTCAGAGCTGCGATTAAAAGTGTAGGAGTGATATGGCCTGACACCGGTTCTTTCCATCTCATTCCACCCCAGTGTGCTATCTGCACTACCTGTTACTTAGTGCCTATTTGCAAGCGAGGCCGGATTTAAGATGTTGGCACCCATAGGCCGAGGTCCCTCCTTAGATCTTTGGAGAGTAGGGAGCTTCATCACCAGAGACTGGAAAGTGAAGGAGGGCCAATGGTGCCTTTTCGATGTGGCATGGCGCATGCTCCTAAGGGCCTTCAAACTTTGATGCCCTGTGCAGTTACCTAACCCTAAATCCAGGCTTGCTTGCAAGCTAAATCGCATATTCAGATAGTTTGCATTTGGTATGTACGTGTGTCCTCTTATCACAATAGGACGTCCcccgaccacccccccccccccctcctttctcaCTTTTCCATATAGACCTTGACACCATCCTCCCAATGCCTCCCAGTGTactgtccacaggggtctcccagGCCCGCAGAGGCAGGCTGGGGAGAGCTCTGTCCGAGGAGCTTGCAAGCGCCACACCCGAGGACCCCAGGACGCCACCAAAAACGCATTCCAGATCGCTCGCTCTCCCGGCCCAGATTAAATCTCCAGCGATGGGACAGACTTGTTTCTTCGCCGTTCGGGACTGACGAATACAGTCCCGCAtacctttttattattattattattattattattatttattattgttattcatctGGAAAAAAATTTCAGGATACTACGCAAGGAGAAAGAAATAAGGTTTCAAGCAACTCTAGAAAAACGGATCCTAGAGCGAAATGATGTTCACACGTAGATTTGCTGGTTTTTAATGCCCTTTTCTGATTGTTCTCttcaaagaaagagaaaaaggagtgCAATCGAGACGATTTTAATTATAGGGAATATGTTTATGCCTCCATAAactactatatatttttttgtctttGATTTCCCAAAATTGCACAGCTTTCCCTCTTTTCACAGCAAAGGCATGTTCCTTGATATTTCTGGAGATTGCAATTAGCGATTTTCAACGCTTTGAAAGACTATACAAAAACCAACCGGcttttttgagggttttttttgaaagttttattaTAATCGCCAACTAGCCATTCCTAATGCAATCGTAGGAccagctggaaaaaaaataatttttttatgtacaaaatatatatttgctaTGAAATATCAATAAATACAAAGGGGAAGAATTCAATATAATTTATCGTGGTAAAATACAAATCATTTCGAGACAAACAATTGTTAAAGATGTTGCTACTATCTTAAAAGAAAGCGCTTTGCCCAAAACTTAACTATGCGGCACagaaattatacaaattatacagTTTCCCAAGGAATAACAGCATTTCCCTCTAAGCATGTATAGAGAGCTAAACGTCATCTTCACGCATCTATCGAGTACAGGAACCTTAGAAAGTGCAAAATTGCTTCTCAGCCTTAAGGCAAAGAGGACACCAGATAAGACCCAAGTTaagaaaataatttcaaaaatatatataaatattatttttttttttgcagagcaaAAATACTATTAGACATTAAGTGAGCCGAGTCCCACGGTTTCATTATATTTAGATGATTTCCCTGATCCCATATTAATAGGAAAAGTCCCACAGCATTCCCGGGAGTGGTGCGTTTGGGCTTGCAAAGTGCAAACCTGGGCTCGGCGCGAAGCGAGCAGCCCGCCAGGGAAGGGCTCGCTCAGACGTACTCGGCGAAGGCAGGGCCGCGGCCGAAGCAGGCGCTGGCGTCGGGGGCCCTGTCCTCCGTGCAGCCGCGGGGGCTCGGGCTGCCGGCCTGGGAGACGGGGGAGTACAGCGCCTCCCACTCGGGCGGGGAGCTGCCGCTGgcaccgctgccgctgctgctgctgctcgggCTGGCAAGGTCCAGCAGCGGGCAGGCGGCGGGGCCGCGCCGTGACCCCGGCCCCAGCAGGCTCTCGTCCGCCATCTGCAGGGTCTCGGTCAGCGCCCAGATGTAATTGTGGGCGAAGCGCAGCGTCTCGATCTTGGTCAGCTTGGCGTCGTCGGGGAAGGTGGGCAGGACGCTTCTCAGGGCGTCCAGGGCCGAGTTGAGGTGGTGCATGCGGTTGCGCTCCCGGTCGTTGGCTTTCACCCGGCGGGTTCTCCTCTGCTTGCTCGCCACGGCTTCGCTCTTGGCTTTCGCGCGGCCCCGCCCGGCCTTCGGCTTCTTCGGCGGGGGCTCGGCCGAGAAGCAGTCCTCCGAGCCCAGGGGGCTGAGGGAAGGCTGGGGAGAGGAAGGCAGGGAGCAGGAGCCTTCCTCGTCAGAGAGCTCATAATATTGTCCCCCTTCGCTGGTCAGCTGGGCCGAAGAGCAGTCACTCTTGGGAGACATGCTATGtacaaaacatataaataaataaaaggagacaCGTTTAGCTTCCACAGATACAGAGAATATGAATGAAAAGAAATAGTGGCGTTTCTAGCTCACAGACGGTTAAAGGACttctttaaaacaatttttttgtaaactatacaaaacaagaaaaaaaaaaaagagagagaaaaagcagaaTTACAAAATCAGACCCCTTTCCTGGCTCGTAAACAGAAATCAGTCAGAGACTATATTATACTACAGAATAAACGACTTTGCTTGCTTGATAGAACAAAATAGCATCTGATCGGTCTGTGGATGAAGGTTTTGGCAGGTGCGGCAGTGCCACTGCCCTCTGGCAGCCACTGAGAAGTTaacagcgcgcgcgcgcgcgcgctgcCAGAGTTGCCCTGGATCTTTGGTACATAAGGAAAAGTTAGGAGGCCAGAAGTTAAAGCGTTTGTGTCGCCAATAGACACAATGCAGGGAAATCCCCTTTTGTTACAtcgctggcccctttaaacaGAAGGCCCTCAACCTCACCTTTGCCCTGGGAGCCCAATTTGTGAATGGCCGGAGAGGATGAGAAGAGCAGAAAGGCACCCACCTAAGCaaggaggcggcggcggcagcggctccCGGGGACGTGTCCGCAGGGCAGTGGTGCTGCCGAGGAGAGGTCAAGCTGCTGGAAGAGCCCTCCCCACGGgggcccccacccccctccctggcTCAAGTGCAAAGCCCGGTGACGGCGGTGCGTCAGGCACACGACTGCCTTTGAGCCCCTCTATATACCGTCCCGAGACAatagagggtggggggatttcgCCGATCAATACAAAGTGTGCCCCCTTGGCACGCTTTATCTTATCAGCCTGCCTGGAGTGTGCCTGGCTCATTAGCGCCTGGGAAATGACCAATCAGCGGGGACGGCTGGGGAGGGAGCCACGcgagccttcccctccccccccccccccccaaaaaaaaagcagggcTCCTTGGAGGCCTTGCACAGCTGGAATCCGGACAAAGggctgtgtggggggggggggggggaggagaagacaaAGCTCAAACCCCGTCTCCTAGAAAGAAGCTTCTTAAATTCAGCACGGGCTCCATTCCACGAACTCTCAGTTAGGCAAAGAacacgccccctttttttttttttttgctattaaaaCAAGAATTGTTTTCTGCCAGCCCTAGATTCCATCCAGGGATGCAAGTCATGCGGAACTGTTTGCCAAGGTGTGCACCTTCTGGTCTGTTTAAATCCGCTCGGCTCTAGGAGGGTTTTCCCTGGCCCCTGGCGCCTCTCGCCATCGACTTCATTTGAACTTTGCCGAGGAGGCTTGCTCAGGTTTTGCTAGCGGCAGGATGTTGTTTGGCACCTCAAATACGAGCCCCCGACTAGTTTGCTAGTACGATGACGGGGGCTGGGTCTCTTCGCCAAGGTTCACCTATGGGCGCTAAAACAAGAGAGAACGTGGCATTTCCAATGGAACGCGAGCCCCGCGGAATAGGTTCCCGCTCGTGCGCGACCAAAAGCAAGACACGCTTAGACGCCTGAAGAGCTTACCTTTCAAGCTTTCTTTCACACGTTGCGAAACGGAAATCGTTGTATACAAAAAAATTCCTTGGGGGGGATATCGGCGGGAGGTGCTGTTAGCATCTCTGTGCCCTAAAACAAACGTACAAAGAAGGTCCCATGCTCTCCCTTTCCACTCCAGACTATAAAAGGTAATCCTCAGAGTGTCAGAAATCCCAAGCTTTGCATGCGATGGCGCATGTTTAAGAATATAGGGTTAAAAAACTGATCACCATCAGCAATGCAAATGAGATTTTCTTTAACCAATACAATTATTTGCTGGAGTTTGAAACGTAACTAAACGAATAAATGCATCCTAGTTTAACAAACAAGGACCCCCCCACCATGTGAGGGAGTAAGTGACACCAGCACTGATAGGCAACTGAGACTTCTTGCTCTCCTTTTAAATAAGCTTCATAGCGCTTCCAGCTCAAAACGTATTTAGAAATCATCATTtaccaagtgtgtgtgtgtgtgtgtggggggggggggggggtgtgtgtgtgtgattatatTCTGCCAGCAGGTCCAGGCAAGCGAAACTAATATGAAAATGCAGAAAatgttgggggtgggggctgtttacaaaataaattattatacattttaaataaggaGTATAAAACTGATCCTGTGGAGAAAATAATGCAGAGCCGGGACAAACCCAATCACTGTGCTATTTATTCAGATGGGTATTTAAAGGTTGCTTTGAAAAATTTTTAACAAATTAAATATGGGAATACAATCTCCCGTTTACTGATCCGGGCTCTACGGGGCTTTAGAAAAATCACAAAATGCCTTTGACTCTGATGCTTCAGAAAATAATCTCACAATGTCACTTCCAAAGGTTTTCCGGATTGTTTTAGGGAGCAGGAGGTAACCTTTATGATGACCACATGCATGGAATAGGCTATGGGGGGCTGGGGTATTCATTTCCTCAACAGGATATTTTGTATCAGATAAGTTTCTTATGTTCCTGTTTAGTGGGCAACATTTGCCAAGTGGCACATGGAAGGGGGCAGAGATATTAGGGCTGCtggcttcccccttccccagccctaTTTCCACCTCCTTCCATCCCCCAACACATTATTTTCAACTACAAAAGGGAATCTGCTGAGAAGGAAGGGATGGATGGAcatctctcggggggggggggggggggggggtgtcttagcTGTTTCTGTACCAGGAAGATGTTCTTTTAGCAACTGGCTGGATATTACCGCATTTCTCTCTAAACTGGTCtgatccatacacacacacatggctgTGCTTCCTAGCACATATAACACGACTGACCAGGAATGAATGATTCAGCCAGAAGTTCACATTACGTCTTTAAGAGTTTGGTTCCCACTGTGACTTACCTTGTTTTGTTGTTAGGAATGTCCAAAATCTACAAATGGGAAGAACAAACCCAGCTGACGAAAGAATGCTTTAAAACAGAGCTCTATAAACGCATTAGCAGCACTACACTTACATGGGAGGAGGATCAAGGGGGAAAGACTCCAGCACAGAAGTAGGTTGTATTTGTGGCATCAGCATCATTAAACCAAGAGAGCAGAATATTTTGGAATCTGCTGATGGAATAAAAcagtcaacctttttttttttttttttttttacctgcgcCGCCTTCTTGCAGGAGGATGACCTCCTTCCCCGAGTCTGGAAATCATTTGGGATAGATGCCGCAGTCTGCAATAAGCTGGGGAAGGTTTTGAAATAAACTCGGGGAAGCATGCTGCTCGTAGGCCTGAGGAAACAACCCAAGACACAAAGGTCACCGGTGCCGCTTCcagtgcaacaaaaaaaaaaaaaaaaaaagtgccaaacCTTGTGTCAGACCTGGTTTGGGGgtcccctgctttttttttttttgttctctaatCTTCACCGTGCATAGATGTCTAAAAGCATTTTTCATGGTCAAGAACACTTACCTTCAAAGCCAAAGGAACACGAGGAAGATTCAAAGTACATGGCACACAgacatagacaaaaaaaaaaaaaggtggaagttTTGGTTAAGGTCCTAGTGTGCTGCTCTTCTAATCCAGTCTGAAAAGGGGTTAACTGGAAAGGAAGCTGGGAGTGCTCGGTCTTTGTAAAGTAGTGGTGCTgaaacagctccctctctgcgACTGGCAGAGTCCCCGGGCCTCGTGCTGCCGGGTCCTGTCAGCAGGTAACGCTGGCCCCCTTGGAACAGGTGCCCGATTACGCACATTGCGTCTGCAGAGGCGCAGGCAAGCCTGCAGCAACCTGGTGCCTTCCCAGGAGCTGAGCATCTGCTTGCTGGCTGCACAGTTCAAGAGCAAAGCAGGCTGGAGGATGGGGGGGTTTGAAAGCCTTTCCCCTTCATGTTGTAGGGGGGAACTTTTCttcctctctgtgctcttttagaTTTgcaacaagtgaaaaaaaaaaaatgaatagcaAAGGCCTGGCAGTTTTTTTGCTTTGCACAAATGGATGACAAAAATCTGGTGAGCGAGTTTCCAAAGCCTGGGCTGCCCACTTCAAACGTCCTTCAAGCAAAAGCTGAAGATGAAAAGAAAGCCCCACCTGGTACCCACTGTTtgctaaaataataataaatagatttCGTTTAATAAATAATTACAAGAGATTGTAAAGTGGAGTGCTTTGGGAAGCATTAATCATGGAGTTAGGGGGCAGGTATCACCTGCTGTGAAACAAGGCAAGTTTATTGTTAAATCACCTTCAGACTACCACTTTCTGATAACTCTCTCCTATTTCCACAATGGCTGGTCGCTGATGTTTACTTGTAGTTAGCATAGCAAGCACAAAATTACCACaaacctgataaaaaaaaatctaggacAAAAATGCACCAGGTTCATACTCACACCTGTCTGGGCAGTTTAAATACAGGGTTGGCATTAAGCACCTCAAAGGAGCGGCTATAGACCGTTTACATTGGATTATTTTATGCTCCTTTATAA belongs to Rhinatrema bivittatum chromosome 7, aRhiBiv1.1, whole genome shotgun sequence and includes:
- the NEUROG3 gene encoding neurogenin-3, producing the protein MSPKSDCSSAQLTSEGGQYYELSDEEGSCSLPSSPQPSLSPLGSEDCFSAEPPPKKPKAGRGRAKAKSEAVASKQRRTRRVKANDRERNRMHHLNSALDALRSVLPTFPDDAKLTKIETLRFAHNYIWALTETLQMADESLLGPGSRRGPAACPLLDLASPSSSSSGSGASGSSPPEWEALYSPVSQAGSPSPRGCTEDRAPDASACFGRGPAFAEYV